The proteins below come from a single Cervus elaphus chromosome 4, mCerEla1.1, whole genome shotgun sequence genomic window:
- the HIF3A gene encoding hypoxia-inducible factor 3-alpha isoform X1, with protein sequence MALGLQRARSSTELRKEKSRDAARSRRSQETEVLYQLAHTLPFARGVSAHLDKASIMRLTISYLRMHRLCSAGEWNQVGAGGEPVDACYLKALEGFVMVLTAEGDMAYLSENVSKHLGLSQLELIGHNIFDFIHPCDQEELQDALTPRQSLSKKKPEAPTERCFSLRMKSTLSSRGRTLNLKAATWKVLHCSGHMRVYKPPAQTSPAGSPNLEPPLQCLVLICEAIPHPGSLEPPLGRGAFLSRHSLDMKFTYCDERIAEVAGYSPDDLIGCSAYEYIHALDSDAVGQSIHTLLSKGQAVTGQYRFLARSGGYLWTQTQATVVSGGRGPQSESIVCVHFLISRVEETEVVLSLEQTERHSRRHIQQGSPSQKDAPNPGDRLDTSGPRILAFLHPPALSEAALAADPRRFCSPDLRRLLAPILDGTSVAATPSAPPATRRPQSPLPADLPDELLVDVENAHKVLASGKDLQAVETDLDIAQDVDALDLEMLAPYISMDDDFQLNSSEQLPRAYHRPPGAVPRPRARSFHGMSPPTPETSLLPRWGSDPRLSCSSPSRGDPSASSPMVGARKRALVPSSEDEAEKVELLGIRPPKRSPSPEPENFLLPPLSLSFLLTGGPAPGSRQDPSTHLLELNEPLGPGPSLLSLYPDEDTAQPSSHFQLAAGLAQAI encoded by the exons ATGGCGCTGGGACTACAGCGCGCAAG GTCAAGCACGGAGCTGCGCAAGGAGAAGTCCCGGGATGCGGCCCGCAGCCGGCGCAGCCAGGAGACCGAGGTGCTGTACCAGCTGGCGCACACGCTGCCCTTCGCGCGCGGGGTCAGCGCCCACCTGGACAAGGCCTCCATCATGCGCCTCACCATCAGCTACCTGCGCATGCACCGCCTCTGCTCCGCAG GGGAGTGGAACCAGGTGGGAGCAGGGGGCGAGCCAGTGGATGCCTGCTACCTGAAGGCCCTGGAGGGCTTTGTTATGGTGCTCACCGCCGAGGGAGACATGGCTTACCTGTCAGAGAATGTCAGCAAACACCTGGGCCTCAGCCAG ctgGAGCTGATCGGACACAATATCTTTGATTTTATCCATCCCTGTGACCAAGAGGAGCTTCAAGATGCCCTGACCCCCCGGCAGA GCCTGTCCAAAAAGAAGCCGGAGGCCCCCACCGAGCGGTGCTTCTCCTTGCGCATGAAGAGCACCCTCAGCAGCCGCGGGCGCACCCTCAATCTCAAGGCGGCCACCTGGAAG GTATTACACTGTTCTGGACACATGAGGGTCTACAAGCCCCCAGCACAGACTTCCCCGGCTGGGAGTCCCAACTTGGAGCCCCCCCTGCAATGCCTGGTGCTAATCTGTGAAGCCATCCCCCACCCTGGCAGCCTGGAGCCCCCGTTGGGCCGAGGGGCCTTCCTCAGCCGCCACAGCCTGGACATGAAGTTCACCTACTGTGATGAGAG GATCGCGGAGGTTGCCGGCTACAGCCCCGACGACCTGATTGGCTGTTCTGCCTACGAGTACATCCACGCGCTCGACTCGGATGCAGTCGGCCAGAGCATCCATACAT TGCTGAGCAAGGGCCAGGCAGTAACGGGGCAGTACCGCTTCCTGGCCCGGAGTGGTGGCTACCTGTGGACCCAGACCCAGGCCACAGTGGTGTCAGGGGGCCGGGGTCCCCAATCTGAGAGTATCGTCTGCGTCCACTTCCTGATCAG CCGGGTGGAAGAGACCGAAGTGGTGCTGTCCCTGGAGCAAACGGAGCGACACTCTCGCAGACACATCCAGCAGGGCAGCCCCTCTCAGAAGGATGCCCCTAATCCTGGAGACAGACTTG ACACCTCTGGTCCCCGGATCCTGGCTTTCCTGCACCCCCCTGCCCTGAGTGAGGCTGCCCTGGCTGCTGACCCCCGTCGGTTCTGTAGCCCTGACCTCCGTCGCCTCTTGGCACCAATCCTGGATGGGACTTCAGTAGCCGCTACCCCCAGTGCACCCCCAGCCACACGGCGCCCCCAAAGTCCTCTTCCG GCTGATCTCCCAGATGAACTACTTGTGGATGTGGAGAATGCACACAAAGTCTTGGCCTCTGGGAAAGACCTGCAGGCAGTGGAAACCGATCTAGATATCGCTCAG GACGTCGATGCTCTGGATTTGGAGATGCTGGCCCCTTACATCTCCATGGATGATGATTTTCAGCTCAACTCCAGCGAGCAGCTACCCAGGGCCTACCACAGACCTCCAGGGGCTGTCCCCCGGCCCCGTGCTCGGAGCTTCCACGGCATGTCGCCCCCAACCCCTGAGACCTCCCTGCTGCCCCGCTGGGGGAGTGACCCCCGGCTGAGTTGCTCCAGCCCTTCCAGAGGGGACCCCTCAGCATCCTCCCCCATGGTTGGGGCTCGGAAGAG GGCCCTGGTCCCGAGCTCAGAAGACGAGGCAGAGAAGGTGGAGCTCCTGGGCATAAGACCCCCCAAACGATCTCCCAGCCCAGAACCCGAAAACTTCCTGTTGCCTCCCCTCAGCCTG AGCTTCCTTCTGACAGGAGGGCCAGCCCCAGGGAGCCGGCAGGATCCCAGCACCCACCTCCTGGAACTGAATGAGCCCCTGG gcccaggcccctccctgctctctctctaCCCGGACGAGGACACGGCCCAGCCCAGCAGCCACTTTCAGCTAGCGGCAGGCTTGGCCCAGGCCATCTGA
- the HIF3A gene encoding hypoxia-inducible factor 3-alpha isoform X3 — MALGLQRARSSTELRKEKSRDAARSRRSQETEVLYQLAHTLPFARGVSAHLDKASIMRLTISYLRMHRLCSAGEWNQVGAGGEPVDACYLKALEGFVMVLTAEGDMAYLSENVSKHLGLSQLELIGHNIFDFIHPCDQEELQDALTPRQSLSKKKPEAPTERCFSLRMKSTLSSRGRTLNLKAATWKVLHCSGHMRVYKPPAQTSPAGSPNLEPPLQCLVLICEAIPHPGSLEPPLGRGAFLSRHSLDMKFTYCDERIAEVAGYSPDDLIGCSAYEYIHALDSDAVGQSIHTLLSKGQAVTGQYRFLARSGGYLWTQTQATVVSGGRGPQSESIVCVHFLISRVEETEVVLSLEQTERHSRRHIQQGSPSQKDAPNPGDRLDTSGPRILAFLHPPALSEAALAADPRRFCSPDLRRLLAPILDGTSVAATPSAPPATRRPQSPLPADLPDELLVDVENAHKVLASGKDLQAVETDLDIAQGPGPELRRRGREGGAPGHKTPQTISQPRTRKLPVASPQPELPSDRRASPREPAGSQHPPPGTE, encoded by the exons ATGGCGCTGGGACTACAGCGCGCAAG GTCAAGCACGGAGCTGCGCAAGGAGAAGTCCCGGGATGCGGCCCGCAGCCGGCGCAGCCAGGAGACCGAGGTGCTGTACCAGCTGGCGCACACGCTGCCCTTCGCGCGCGGGGTCAGCGCCCACCTGGACAAGGCCTCCATCATGCGCCTCACCATCAGCTACCTGCGCATGCACCGCCTCTGCTCCGCAG GGGAGTGGAACCAGGTGGGAGCAGGGGGCGAGCCAGTGGATGCCTGCTACCTGAAGGCCCTGGAGGGCTTTGTTATGGTGCTCACCGCCGAGGGAGACATGGCTTACCTGTCAGAGAATGTCAGCAAACACCTGGGCCTCAGCCAG ctgGAGCTGATCGGACACAATATCTTTGATTTTATCCATCCCTGTGACCAAGAGGAGCTTCAAGATGCCCTGACCCCCCGGCAGA GCCTGTCCAAAAAGAAGCCGGAGGCCCCCACCGAGCGGTGCTTCTCCTTGCGCATGAAGAGCACCCTCAGCAGCCGCGGGCGCACCCTCAATCTCAAGGCGGCCACCTGGAAG GTATTACACTGTTCTGGACACATGAGGGTCTACAAGCCCCCAGCACAGACTTCCCCGGCTGGGAGTCCCAACTTGGAGCCCCCCCTGCAATGCCTGGTGCTAATCTGTGAAGCCATCCCCCACCCTGGCAGCCTGGAGCCCCCGTTGGGCCGAGGGGCCTTCCTCAGCCGCCACAGCCTGGACATGAAGTTCACCTACTGTGATGAGAG GATCGCGGAGGTTGCCGGCTACAGCCCCGACGACCTGATTGGCTGTTCTGCCTACGAGTACATCCACGCGCTCGACTCGGATGCAGTCGGCCAGAGCATCCATACAT TGCTGAGCAAGGGCCAGGCAGTAACGGGGCAGTACCGCTTCCTGGCCCGGAGTGGTGGCTACCTGTGGACCCAGACCCAGGCCACAGTGGTGTCAGGGGGCCGGGGTCCCCAATCTGAGAGTATCGTCTGCGTCCACTTCCTGATCAG CCGGGTGGAAGAGACCGAAGTGGTGCTGTCCCTGGAGCAAACGGAGCGACACTCTCGCAGACACATCCAGCAGGGCAGCCCCTCTCAGAAGGATGCCCCTAATCCTGGAGACAGACTTG ACACCTCTGGTCCCCGGATCCTGGCTTTCCTGCACCCCCCTGCCCTGAGTGAGGCTGCCCTGGCTGCTGACCCCCGTCGGTTCTGTAGCCCTGACCTCCGTCGCCTCTTGGCACCAATCCTGGATGGGACTTCAGTAGCCGCTACCCCCAGTGCACCCCCAGCCACACGGCGCCCCCAAAGTCCTCTTCCG GCTGATCTCCCAGATGAACTACTTGTGGATGTGGAGAATGCACACAAAGTCTTGGCCTCTGGGAAAGACCTGCAGGCAGTGGAAACCGATCTAGATATCGCTCAG GGCCCTGGTCCCGAGCTCAGAAGACGAGGCAGAGAAGGTGGAGCTCCTGGGCATAAGACCCCCCAAACGATCTCCCAGCCCAGAACCCGAAAACTTCCTGTTGCCTCCCCTCAGCCTG AGCTTCCTTCTGACAGGAGGGCCAGCCCCAGGGAGCCGGCAGGATCCCAGCACCCACCTCCTGGAACTGAATGA
- the HIF3A gene encoding hypoxia-inducible factor 3-alpha isoform X2, translated as MRPAAGAARRPRCCTSWRTRCPSRAGSAPTWTRPPSCASPSATCACTASAPQLELIGHNIFDFIHPCDQEELQDALTPRQSLSKKKPEAPTERCFSLRMKSTLSSRGRTLNLKAATWKVLHCSGHMRVYKPPAQTSPAGSPNLEPPLQCLVLICEAIPHPGSLEPPLGRGAFLSRHSLDMKFTYCDERIAEVAGYSPDDLIGCSAYEYIHALDSDAVGQSIHTLLSKGQAVTGQYRFLARSGGYLWTQTQATVVSGGRGPQSESIVCVHFLISRVEETEVVLSLEQTERHSRRHIQQGSPSQKDAPNPGDRLDTSGPRILAFLHPPALSEAALAADPRRFCSPDLRRLLAPILDGTSVAATPSAPPATRRPQSPLPADLPDELLVDVENAHKVLASGKDLQAVETDLDIAQDVDALDLEMLAPYISMDDDFQLNSSEQLPRAYHRPPGAVPRPRARSFHGMSPPTPETSLLPRWGSDPRLSCSSPSRGDPSASSPMVGARKRALVPSSEDEAEKVELLGIRPPKRSPSPEPENFLLPPLSLSFLLTGGPAPGSRQDPSTHLLELNEPLGPGPSLLSLYPDEDTAQPSSHFQLAAGLAQAI; from the exons ATGCGGCCCGCAGCCGGCGCAGCCAGGAGACCGAGGTGCTGTACCAGCTGGCGCACACGCTGCCCTTCGCGCGCGGGGTCAGCGCCCACCTGGACAAGGCCTCCATCATGCGCCTCACCATCAGCTACCTGCGCATGCACCGCCTCTGCTCCGCAG ctgGAGCTGATCGGACACAATATCTTTGATTTTATCCATCCCTGTGACCAAGAGGAGCTTCAAGATGCCCTGACCCCCCGGCAGA GCCTGTCCAAAAAGAAGCCGGAGGCCCCCACCGAGCGGTGCTTCTCCTTGCGCATGAAGAGCACCCTCAGCAGCCGCGGGCGCACCCTCAATCTCAAGGCGGCCACCTGGAAG GTATTACACTGTTCTGGACACATGAGGGTCTACAAGCCCCCAGCACAGACTTCCCCGGCTGGGAGTCCCAACTTGGAGCCCCCCCTGCAATGCCTGGTGCTAATCTGTGAAGCCATCCCCCACCCTGGCAGCCTGGAGCCCCCGTTGGGCCGAGGGGCCTTCCTCAGCCGCCACAGCCTGGACATGAAGTTCACCTACTGTGATGAGAG GATCGCGGAGGTTGCCGGCTACAGCCCCGACGACCTGATTGGCTGTTCTGCCTACGAGTACATCCACGCGCTCGACTCGGATGCAGTCGGCCAGAGCATCCATACAT TGCTGAGCAAGGGCCAGGCAGTAACGGGGCAGTACCGCTTCCTGGCCCGGAGTGGTGGCTACCTGTGGACCCAGACCCAGGCCACAGTGGTGTCAGGGGGCCGGGGTCCCCAATCTGAGAGTATCGTCTGCGTCCACTTCCTGATCAG CCGGGTGGAAGAGACCGAAGTGGTGCTGTCCCTGGAGCAAACGGAGCGACACTCTCGCAGACACATCCAGCAGGGCAGCCCCTCTCAGAAGGATGCCCCTAATCCTGGAGACAGACTTG ACACCTCTGGTCCCCGGATCCTGGCTTTCCTGCACCCCCCTGCCCTGAGTGAGGCTGCCCTGGCTGCTGACCCCCGTCGGTTCTGTAGCCCTGACCTCCGTCGCCTCTTGGCACCAATCCTGGATGGGACTTCAGTAGCCGCTACCCCCAGTGCACCCCCAGCCACACGGCGCCCCCAAAGTCCTCTTCCG GCTGATCTCCCAGATGAACTACTTGTGGATGTGGAGAATGCACACAAAGTCTTGGCCTCTGGGAAAGACCTGCAGGCAGTGGAAACCGATCTAGATATCGCTCAG GACGTCGATGCTCTGGATTTGGAGATGCTGGCCCCTTACATCTCCATGGATGATGATTTTCAGCTCAACTCCAGCGAGCAGCTACCCAGGGCCTACCACAGACCTCCAGGGGCTGTCCCCCGGCCCCGTGCTCGGAGCTTCCACGGCATGTCGCCCCCAACCCCTGAGACCTCCCTGCTGCCCCGCTGGGGGAGTGACCCCCGGCTGAGTTGCTCCAGCCCTTCCAGAGGGGACCCCTCAGCATCCTCCCCCATGGTTGGGGCTCGGAAGAG GGCCCTGGTCCCGAGCTCAGAAGACGAGGCAGAGAAGGTGGAGCTCCTGGGCATAAGACCCCCCAAACGATCTCCCAGCCCAGAACCCGAAAACTTCCTGTTGCCTCCCCTCAGCCTG AGCTTCCTTCTGACAGGAGGGCCAGCCCCAGGGAGCCGGCAGGATCCCAGCACCCACCTCCTGGAACTGAATGAGCCCCTGG gcccaggcccctccctgctctctctctaCCCGGACGAGGACACGGCCCAGCCCAGCAGCCACTTTCAGCTAGCGGCAGGCTTGGCCCAGGCCATCTGA